In Vigna angularis cultivar LongXiaoDou No.4 chromosome 8, ASM1680809v1, whole genome shotgun sequence, one DNA window encodes the following:
- the LOC108345014 gene encoding receptor-like protein EIX1: protein MISPYVVTLFHLLLLYSFGFSVGFKESRKSGESNCRENERQALLNFKQSLIDHYGRLSTWTDHQNNTDCCNWEGIQCSHQTGNVHLLDLRCLDTKYLKGAINLTSLIHLQYIQHLDLSNNNFLFNDIPKAIGSFTNLQYLNLSFSVFSGRIAFQLGNLSLLRYLDLGTNNLQGTVPFQIGNLRQLQYLDLGGNYLSGEIPFQLGNLNRLQYLDLGENSLSGEIPFQLRNLKRLQYLNLASNTLSGAIPFRNGNLSLLQTLRLGGDFYIEAEDSQWLSNLHSLTSLHLSSLHNLNSSRQWLQAISDLIPNLVELRLVHCSLSDTNIKSLFRSHFNFSTSLTVLDLSSNVLTSSTFQLLFNFSLHLQELYLRENDIGLSSFLFPNFPSLNILDLSFNNLTSSVFQGNFNFGSHLRELRLYNCSLTDQSFPISSASTINSSSSLVILDLSSNLLKSSTVFYWLLNYTTNLQTLLLYDNLLEGPIPDGFGEVMNSLEQFSAYMNRLQGKIPSFFGNMCRLRTLDLSNNKLNGEISHFFQNSSWCNRHVFQNLDLSHNQITGKIPESIILLSELEDLHLDGNSLEGEVTESHLSSFSKLYDLDLSQNSLSLRFVSSWVPPFQATSLTLASCKLGPSFPGWLQTQNSLRWLDISDNELNDSVPAWFWKKLQNLGWLNMSHNNLNGAIPDIPLKLPYGPSIILNSNQFEGALPPFLLQASGLFLSQNTISDLHSFLCNQIIAPNLATLDLSNNHITAQIPDCWQSLHQLLFLDLSENKLSGNIPISMGKLAKLEALVLRKNNLTGELHSSLKNCTNLIMLDVSENNLSGRIPSWIGESMQQLRILNMQGNHFSLNFPIQLCYLRHIQLLNLSRNKLSKAIPTCLNNFTAMAEKSINRTQTQRLIYGYNITYREIYGPFASFYYQLDITWVWKGVEHVFRDPQYSLMSIDLSCNDLNGEIPKEVVYLFGIVSLNLSRNNLSGEIPSEIGNLSSLESLDLSRNHLHGRIPSSLSQLDFLGKLDLSYNYLSGRIPLERHFQTFEASSFEGNIDLCGEQLNKSCPGDHTTAKPEEAAGGDGDDSVFYEALYMSMGVGFFVGFWGLIGPILIWKPWRIGYLRFLNRLTTEIQL, encoded by the coding sequence ATGATAAGTCCTTACGTTGTaacattatttcatctgcttttaTTGTATTCCTTTGGATTTTCAGTTGGATTCAAGGAATCACGTAAAAGTGGTGAAAGCAACTGCAGAGAGAATGAGAGACAAGCACTCCTCAACTTCAAACAAAGCCTCATTGATCACTATGGCAGACTGTCTACATGGACTGATCATCAAAATAATACAGATTGCTGCAATTGGGAAGGCATTCAATGCAGCCATCAAACTGGTAACGTACATCTACTTGATCTTCGTTGTCTGGATACAAAATATTTGAAAGGTGCAATAAATCTCACTTCATTGATTCACTTGCAATACATTCAACATCTAGACCTCAGCAATAATAATTTTCTGTTTAATGACATCCCAAAAGCCATTGGCTCGTTCACCAACTTACAATATCTCAACCTCTCATTTTCTGTATTTAGTGGGAGGATTGCTTTCCAACTTGGAAATCTTTCACTACTAAGGTATCTAGACCTTGGAACAAATAATCTTCAGGGAACAGTTCCTTTTCAGATTGGGAATCTTAGACAGTTACAATATCTTGATCTTGGAGGGAATTATCTATCAGGAGAAATCCCATTTCAACTTGGGAATCTCAACCGGCTGCAATATCTTGATCTTGGAGAGAATTCTTTATCAGGAGAAATCCCATTTCAACTTAGGAATCTCAAGCGGCTACAATATCTTAATCTTGCAAGTAATACTCTTTCTGGAGCTATCCCTTTTCGGAATGGGAATCTTTCTCTCTTACAAACTCTTCGGCTAGGTGGTGATTTTTATATAGAAGCCGAGGATTCACAGTGGTTGTCTAATCTCCATTCTTTAACAAGTCTTCACTTGAGCTCATTGCATAATCTCAACTCCTCGCGCCAGTGGCTACAAGCTATCAGTGACCTCATTCCAAACTTAGTAGAGTTGAGGCTTGTTCATTGTTCTCTTTCAGATACTAATATCAAATCTTTGTTTCGTTCTCACTTCAACTTTTCAACTTCTCTTACTGTCCTTGATTTGTCTTCTAATGTGCTAACTTCCTCAACATTTCAACTGTTATTCAATTTTAGCCTTCATCTACAAGAGCTTTATCTTAGAGAAAATGACATTGGATTGTCATCTTTTCTTTTCCCAAATTTTCCATCTCTTAATATACTTGATCTCTCCTTTAATAATCTAACATCATCAGTATTTCAAGGCAATTTTAATTTTGGCTCCCATCTACGGGAGCTTCGTCTGTATAACTGTAGTCTTACAGATCAAAGTTTTCCTATTTCCTCTGCTTCCACAATtaattcttcatcttctcttgtCATACTTGATCTTTCCTCAAATCTATTGAAATCATCTACTGTGTTTTACTGGCTTCTGAATTACACCACGAATCTTCAAACCCTTTTACTTTATGACAACCTGCTAGAAGGTCCCATTCCAGATGGATTTGGAGAAGTAATGAACTCTCTTGAACAATTCTCTGCCTACATGAACAGACTACAAGGAAAGATTCCATCTTTCTTTGGAAACATGTGCAGACTGCGGACCTTAGACCTTTCAAATAACAAGTTGAATGGGGAAATTTctcatttctttcaaaattctTCATGGTGCAATAGACacgtatttcaaaatttggatttATCACATAACCAAATTACAGGAAAGATACCTGAAAGCATCATATTGCTATCTGAGTTGGAGGATCTACATTTGGATGGAAATTCTTTAGAGGGTGAAGTCACTGAATCTCATCTTTCTAGTTTTTCCAAATTATATGACTTAGACTTGTCACAAAACTCATTGTCTTTGAGATTTGTCTCTAGTTGGGTTCCTCCTTTTCAAGCAACAAGTTTGACATTAGCATCTTGCAAGCTAGGTCCGAGTTTTCCTGGTTGGCTCCAGACACAAAATTCCTTAAGGTGGTTAGATATATCTGATAATGAGCTTAATGATTCTGTACCAGCATGGTTTTGGAAGAAATTGCAAAATTTGGGATGGTTAAACATGTCTCACAATAATCTCAATGGTGCAATTCCTGATATACCATTAAAGCTTCCCTATGGACCATCTATAATTCTGAATTCAAATCAATTTGAGGGAGCACTTCCACCATTTTTGCTACAAGCTTCAGGGCTGTTCCTGTCTCAAAATACAATTTCTGATTTGCATTCTTTTTTGTGTAACCAAATCATTGCTCCGAATTTGGCAACTTTAgatttatcaaacaatcacataACAGCACAAATTCCTGATTGTTGGCAATCTTTACACCAATTACTATTTCTTGATTTGAGCGAGAATAAGTTGTCTGGGAATATTCCCATCTCCATGGGGAAACTTGCTAAATTAGAAGCGTTGGTTTTACGAAAGAATAATTTAACAGGTGAACTGCATTCCAGTTTGAAGAATTGCACTAATTTAATTATGCTGGATGTGAGTGAAAATAATTTGTCTGGTCGAATACCCTCATGGATTGGAGAAAGTATGCAGCAATTGAGAATCTTGAACATGCAAGGGAATCACTTCTCATTAAATTTTCCTATTCAACTTTGTTATTTAAGGCATATTCAATTGTTGAATCTCTCCAGGAATAAATTATCAAAAGCAATTCCAACAtgcttaaataattttacaGCCATGGCTGAAAAGAGCATCAACAGAACTCAAACTCAACGGCTTATATATGGGTACAATATTACTTATCGTGAAATCTACGGTCCCTTCGCATCCTTTTACTACCAGCTTGACATAACGTGGGTGTGGAAAGGTGTGGAACATGTGTTCAGAGATCCCCAATATAGTCTTATGAGTATTGATCTCTCATGTAATGATTTAAATGGTGAAATACCAAAAGAAGTTGTGTATTTGTTTGGGattgtttctttaaatttatcaaGAAACAATCTGAGTGGAGAAATTCCTTCTGAGATTGGAAATTTAAGTTCACTTGAATCTCTTGACTTGTCAAGAAATCATTTGCATGGGAgaattccttcttctctttctcaaCTTGATTTCTTGGGAAAATTAGACTTGTCATACAACTATCTTTCTGGAAGAATTCCATTGGAAAGACATTTCCAGACCTTTGAAGCCTCTAGTTTTGAAGGAAATATTGATCTTTGTGGTGAACAACTCAACAAAAGTTGTCCTGGAGATCACACAACAGCAAAGCCAGAAGAAGCAGCAGGAGGGGATGGAGACGATTCTGTTTTCTATGAAGCATTATACATGAGCATGGGCGTAGGATTCTTCGTAGGATTTTGGGGCTTAATAGGGCCAATTCTAATTTGGAAACCTTGGAGAATTGGTTACCTAAGGTTCTTGAACAGATTGACAACTGAGATACAGCTATGA